One window of Burkholderia vietnamiensis LMG 10929 genomic DNA carries:
- a CDS encoding selenium-binding protein SBP56-related protein — MNMRPDPTFHASPELAMQAPPEAFAYTLLLSPDFSRPDALAVIDVKPGSATYGKIVHTVTMPHTGDEFHHFGWNACSSSLSPLTGHAFLERRFLIIPGLRSSRIYVIDTKPHPTQARIHKIIEPDEVFAKTGYSRPHTVHCGPEGIYVSTLGGAGKDGTDGAPGIFIMDCETFDVLGRWEIDRGPQDKHYDFWWNLPRDYMVSSEWALPPQFENGIVPEDLLANRYGHRLHFWDLRARRNVQTIDLGAQHQMALEVRPAHDPAREYGFVGVVVDTATLEGSIWTWWREDGRFHAKKAATIPPEPAAADELPPLLKGFGAVPPLVTDIDLSLDDRFLYVSCWGTGEMRQYDVSDPHRPVLVGSVRIGGIVRRAPHPNGRAFAGGPQMVEVSRDGRRVYWTNSLYSTWDDQFYPDGVPAAQVLAHAGPDGGLTLADDYWVEFPDGYRAHQIRLDGGDCSTDSFCYPSVRR; from the coding sequence ATGAACATGCGGCCCGATCCGACCTTTCACGCCTCACCGGAGCTTGCGATGCAGGCGCCGCCCGAGGCGTTCGCCTATACGTTGTTGCTGAGCCCCGATTTTTCCAGACCCGACGCGCTCGCCGTCATCGACGTGAAGCCCGGCTCGGCGACCTACGGGAAGATCGTCCACACGGTGACGATGCCGCACACCGGCGACGAGTTTCACCACTTCGGGTGGAATGCGTGCTCGTCGTCGCTGTCGCCGCTGACGGGCCACGCCTTTCTCGAGCGCCGCTTCCTGATCATTCCGGGCCTGCGCTCGTCGCGCATCTACGTGATCGACACGAAGCCGCATCCGACGCAGGCGCGCATCCACAAGATCATCGAGCCCGACGAAGTGTTCGCGAAGACCGGCTACTCGCGGCCGCACACGGTCCACTGCGGCCCGGAAGGCATCTACGTCAGCACGCTCGGCGGCGCAGGCAAGGACGGCACCGACGGCGCGCCCGGCATCTTCATCATGGACTGCGAGACCTTCGACGTGCTCGGCCGCTGGGAAATCGACCGCGGCCCGCAGGACAAGCACTACGACTTCTGGTGGAACCTGCCGCGCGACTACATGGTGTCGAGCGAATGGGCGCTGCCGCCGCAATTCGAAAACGGCATCGTGCCGGAAGACCTGCTCGCCAACCGCTACGGGCACCGTCTGCACTTCTGGGACTTGCGCGCGCGCCGCAACGTGCAGACGATCGACCTCGGCGCGCAGCACCAGATGGCGCTCGAAGTGCGGCCCGCGCACGATCCGGCGCGCGAATACGGGTTCGTCGGCGTCGTGGTCGATACGGCCACACTCGAAGGCTCGATCTGGACCTGGTGGCGCGAAGACGGCAGGTTCCACGCGAAGAAGGCCGCGACGATTCCGCCGGAGCCGGCCGCGGCCGACGAATTGCCGCCGCTGCTGAAAGGCTTCGGCGCGGTGCCGCCGCTCGTGACCGACATCGACCTGTCGCTCGACGATCGCTTCCTGTACGTGTCGTGCTGGGGCACCGGCGAGATGCGCCAGTACGACGTGTCCGATCCGCATCGGCCGGTGCTCGTGGGCTCGGTGCGCATCGGCGGCATCGTGCGGCGCGCGCCGCATCCGAACGGCCGCGCGTTCGCGGGCGGCCCGCAGATGGTCGAAGTCAGCCGCGACGGCCGGCGCGTGTACTGGACCAACTCGCTGTACTCGACCTGGGACGACCAGTTCTATCCGGACGGCGTGCCGGCCGCGCAGGTGCTCGCGCACGCGGGGCCGGACGGCGGCCTCACGCTCGCCGACGACTACTGGGTCGAGTTCCCCGACGGCTATCGCGCGCATCAGATCCGGCTCGACGGCGGCGACTGCTCGACCGATTCCTTCTGCTACCCGTCGGTCAGGCGTTGA
- the msrA gene encoding peptide-methionine (S)-S-oxide reductase MsrA: MVNEMLETATLGGGCFWCTEAVFLDVDGVTAVQSGYAGGHTRNPGYRDVCDGDTGHAEVVNVTFDPARIGYREILEIFFATHDPTQLNRQGNDVGTQYRSVVFTHSDAQRDTALDVIAELEREQVFGQPIVTQVVPLDGNYWPAEDYHQNYYARNPEQGYCSVVIGPKLAKFRQKFAHRLKSQRGA, encoded by the coding sequence ATGGTGAACGAGATGCTTGAAACCGCGACGCTCGGCGGCGGCTGCTTCTGGTGCACGGAGGCCGTGTTTCTCGACGTCGACGGCGTGACGGCCGTCCAGTCGGGCTATGCGGGCGGCCACACGCGCAATCCCGGTTATCGCGACGTGTGCGACGGCGATACCGGACATGCGGAAGTGGTGAACGTGACATTCGATCCCGCGCGCATCGGTTATCGCGAGATCCTCGAGATCTTCTTCGCGACGCACGATCCGACCCAGCTGAACCGGCAGGGCAACGACGTCGGCACCCAATACCGTTCCGTCGTGTTCACGCATTCTGATGCGCAGCGCGACACCGCGCTCGACGTGATCGCCGAGCTCGAGCGCGAGCAGGTGTTCGGGCAGCCGATCGTCACGCAGGTCGTGCCGCTCGACGGCAACTACTGGCCGGCCGAGGATTATCACCAGAACTATTACGCGCGCAATCCGGAGCAGGGGTACTGCTCGGTCGTGATCGGGCCGAAGCTCGCGAAATTCCGGCAGAAGTTCGCGCATCGGCTGAAGTCGCAGCGCGGCGCGTGA
- a CDS encoding DUF72 domain-containing protein, whose protein sequence is MGDGSTRRNARPQRQQRDGTPGPGADAQFDLFGASADDACAGPGPGAAGNPEPAGEHAAPQERRPARADRASPRATDDPEPPSPESGLLWDEPPPPAAPPKRARRGRGVPPAPVSAEVAELAAALPPNVRLGTSSWYFPGWNGIVFDGDFAQSKLSREGLGAYGAHPLLRSVSLDRSFYGPLSVADYLRYAQQVPDDFRFVVKAPASVTDAVVRGRRGEPSGPNPTFLDAALATHEFVQPCIDGLGKKAGVLVFQFSPMPDQLLADPAALIERLAAFFAALPPLPPEPDGTRYAIEIRDACLLTPRFIRTLAALGVRYCVGLHARMPDPLRQAAALALLDGDAPGPLIVRWSLHGGFKYEQAKAKYEPFDQLVDEDPATRSALAELAARYALAGQPVIITINNKAEGSAPLSCIALAREIVAACARWSSEAA, encoded by the coding sequence ATGGGTGACGGCAGCACGCGGCGCAACGCGCGACCGCAACGACAGCAGCGCGACGGGACGCCGGGACCGGGTGCCGACGCGCAATTCGACCTGTTCGGCGCGTCCGCCGACGATGCATGCGCGGGCCCGGGCCCCGGTGCCGCAGGCAATCCCGAACCGGCCGGCGAGCACGCGGCGCCGCAAGAACGACGCCCGGCGCGCGCTGATCGAGCGTCGCCGCGCGCTACCGACGACCCCGAACCGCCCTCGCCTGAATCCGGCCTGCTGTGGGACGAGCCGCCTCCGCCGGCCGCACCGCCGAAGCGCGCGCGGCGCGGGCGCGGCGTGCCGCCCGCGCCGGTGTCCGCCGAGGTCGCCGAACTGGCGGCCGCGCTGCCGCCGAACGTGCGGCTCGGCACGTCGTCGTGGTACTTCCCCGGCTGGAACGGCATCGTCTTCGACGGCGACTTCGCGCAGTCGAAGCTGTCGCGCGAAGGGCTCGGCGCGTATGGCGCGCACCCGCTGCTCCGGAGCGTGAGCCTCGACCGGTCGTTCTACGGCCCGCTGTCGGTGGCCGACTATCTGCGCTACGCGCAGCAGGTGCCGGACGATTTCCGCTTCGTCGTGAAAGCGCCCGCGTCCGTGACGGACGCCGTGGTGCGCGGCCGGCGCGGCGAACCGTCGGGACCGAACCCGACGTTCCTCGACGCCGCGCTCGCGACGCATGAATTCGTGCAGCCGTGCATCGATGGCCTGGGCAAAAAGGCCGGCGTGCTGGTGTTCCAGTTTTCGCCGATGCCCGATCAGTTGCTCGCCGACCCGGCCGCGCTGATCGAGCGGCTGGCCGCGTTCTTCGCGGCGTTGCCGCCGCTGCCGCCGGAGCCGGACGGCACGCGCTACGCGATCGAGATCCGCGACGCCTGCCTGCTCACGCCGCGCTTCATCCGGACGCTTGCGGCGCTCGGCGTTCGCTACTGCGTCGGCCTGCATGCGCGCATGCCGGACCCGCTGCGCCAGGCGGCCGCGCTCGCGCTGCTCGACGGCGATGCGCCCGGCCCGCTGATCGTGCGCTGGAGCCTGCACGGCGGTTTCAAGTACGAACAGGCGAAGGCGAAGTACGAGCCGTTCGACCAGCTCGTCGACGAGGACCCGGCCACGCGTTCGGCGCTCGCCGAGCTGGCCGCGCGCTACGCGCTGGCCGGCCAGCCGGTGATCATCACGATCAACAACAAGGCGGAAGGCTCGGCGCCGCTGTCGTGCATTGCGCTCGCGCGGGAGATCGTCGCCGCGTGTGCGCGGTGGAGCAGTGAAGCGGCGTAG
- a CDS encoding SAM-dependent methyltransferase, which translates to MFWEKKLAQWADEVRTKANLPARLVLWNGEQLDFGTFSAPQVTLKVNSASALPLLLEPSLDNLGEAYVKGKIDIEGRLSDIINISYSLARSTVTSASKLARVRRYFNHTKSTDKKAIQYHYDVSNEFYKLWLDENMVYSCAYFENGDEDLATAQIKKIDHILTKIQLEPGQRLLDIGCGWGALVLRAAQKFGATCLGVTLSQNQFDLATARVKAAGLEDKIEIRLQDYREIDGQFDRITSVGMFEHVGRKNLPLYFSRVRELLADDGIAMNHGITSTDAESGETALGGGEFIDRYVFPDGELPHISLALEAAQRGGLEAVDIESLRRHYARTLEIWTENFEANAEQARGLVDDEKFRIWRVYLAGCAYAFEHDDVSIFQIVCRKAGRSAKTLPWSRRYMYEHALPR; encoded by the coding sequence ATGTTCTGGGAAAAGAAGCTGGCACAGTGGGCGGACGAAGTACGGACGAAGGCGAACTTACCGGCGCGCCTCGTGTTGTGGAACGGCGAGCAACTCGATTTCGGCACGTTCAGCGCGCCGCAGGTCACGCTGAAGGTCAACAGCGCATCGGCGTTGCCGCTGCTGCTCGAGCCGAGCCTCGACAACCTCGGCGAGGCATACGTGAAGGGCAAGATCGACATCGAGGGCCGGCTGTCGGACATCATCAACATCAGCTACTCGCTCGCGCGCAGCACGGTCACCAGCGCGAGCAAGCTCGCGCGCGTGCGGCGCTACTTCAATCACACGAAGAGCACCGACAAGAAGGCGATCCAGTACCACTACGACGTGTCGAACGAGTTCTACAAGCTGTGGCTCGACGAGAACATGGTGTACTCGTGCGCGTACTTCGAGAACGGCGATGAAGATCTCGCGACCGCGCAGATCAAGAAGATCGACCATATCCTGACGAAGATCCAGCTCGAGCCCGGGCAGCGGCTGCTCGACATCGGCTGCGGCTGGGGCGCGCTCGTGCTGCGCGCCGCGCAGAAGTTCGGCGCGACGTGTCTCGGCGTGACGCTGTCGCAGAACCAGTTCGATCTCGCCACCGCGCGCGTGAAGGCGGCCGGCCTCGAGGACAAGATCGAGATCCGCCTGCAGGACTATCGCGAAATCGACGGGCAATTCGACCGCATCACGAGCGTCGGGATGTTCGAGCACGTCGGCCGCAAGAATCTGCCGCTCTACTTCTCGCGCGTGCGCGAGCTGCTCGCCGACGACGGCATCGCGATGAACCACGGCATCACGTCGACCGACGCGGAAAGCGGCGAAACGGCGCTCGGCGGCGGCGAATTCATCGATCGCTACGTGTTCCCGGACGGCGAGCTGCCGCACATCAGCCTCGCGCTCGAAGCGGCGCAGCGCGGCGGGCTCGAGGCGGTCGACATCGAGAGCCTGCGGCGGCACTATGCGCGCACGCTCGAAATCTGGACGGAGAATTTCGAGGCGAACGCCGAACAGGCGCGCGGGCTCGTCGACGACGAGAAATTCCGTATCTGGCGCGTGTATCTCGCCGGCTGCGCGTATGCGTTCGAGCACGACGACGTGTCGATCTTCCAGATCGTGTGCCGCAAGGCCGGCCGCAGCGCGAAAACGTTGCCGTGGTCGCGGCGCTACATGTACGAACACGCGCTGCCGCGCTAG
- the pdxH gene encoding pyridoxamine 5'-phosphate oxidase gives MTTLADLRINYSRASLDEADAAPDPFVQFDRWFKEALAAKLPEPNTMTVATVGDDGRPSARILLIKAVDERGFVFFTNYESRKGHDLAVNPHAALLFYWIELERQVRIEGRIEKTSADESDRYFASRPLGSRIGAWASEQSTVIDSRATLEAREKEVAARYGENPPRPPHWGGYRLVPDAIEFWQGRPSRLHDRLLYTRDDAAATGWSISRLAP, from the coding sequence ATGACGACACTCGCCGATCTCCGCATCAACTATTCGCGTGCTTCGCTCGACGAGGCCGACGCCGCCCCCGACCCGTTCGTCCAGTTCGACCGCTGGTTCAAGGAGGCGCTCGCCGCCAAGCTGCCCGAGCCGAACACGATGACGGTCGCCACGGTCGGCGACGACGGCCGGCCGTCGGCCCGAATCCTGCTCATCAAGGCCGTCGACGAACGCGGGTTCGTCTTCTTCACCAATTACGAAAGCCGCAAGGGGCACGACCTCGCCGTCAATCCGCATGCGGCGCTGCTGTTCTACTGGATCGAGCTCGAGCGCCAGGTGCGCATCGAAGGCCGGATCGAGAAGACCAGCGCCGACGAAAGCGACCGCTATTTCGCCTCGCGCCCGCTCGGCTCGCGCATCGGCGCATGGGCGTCCGAGCAGAGCACGGTGATCGACAGCCGCGCGACGCTCGAGGCGCGCGAGAAGGAAGTCGCCGCCCGCTACGGCGAAAATCCGCCGCGTCCGCCGCACTGGGGCGGCTACCGCCTCGTGCCCGACGCGATCGAATTCTGGCAGGGCCGCCCGTCGCGGCTGCACGATCGACTGCTCTATACGCGCGACGACGCCGCGGCGACGGGCTGGTCGATCTCGCGCCTGGCGCCGTAA
- the tcdA gene encoding tRNA cyclic N6-threonylcarbamoyladenosine(37) synthase TcdA: MPAADAALPSSSDLTASPPIQLDVDRERRFGGIARLYGAPALAAFERAHVAVIGIGGVGSWTAEALARSAVGTLTLIDLDNVAESNTNRQIHALDGNFGKPKVDAMAERIALIDPACRVNRVEDFVEADNFDALLGGGFDYVIDAIDSVRTKVALIAWCVAKGQPLVTVGGAGGQLDPTRIRIDDLALTIQDPLLSKVRAQLRKQHGFARGPKARFKVSAVYSDEPLIYPEAAACDLEDGAEPSAAAHVAGLNCAGFGSSVCVTASFGFAAAAHALRAIAARAVR; this comes from the coding sequence ATGCCCGCTGCCGACGCTGCCCTGCCCAGTTCCTCCGATCTTACCGCGAGCCCGCCGATCCAGCTTGACGTGGATCGCGAGCGCCGCTTCGGCGGTATCGCACGGCTGTACGGCGCGCCGGCGCTCGCCGCGTTCGAGCGCGCGCACGTGGCGGTGATCGGCATCGGCGGCGTCGGGTCGTGGACGGCCGAGGCGCTGGCGCGCAGCGCGGTCGGCACGCTGACGCTGATCGATCTCGACAACGTCGCCGAAAGCAATACGAACCGGCAGATCCACGCGCTCGACGGCAATTTCGGCAAGCCGAAGGTCGACGCGATGGCCGAGCGCATCGCGCTGATCGATCCCGCGTGTCGCGTGAACCGGGTCGAGGATTTCGTGGAGGCCGACAACTTCGACGCGCTGCTCGGCGGCGGCTTCGACTACGTGATCGACGCGATCGACAGCGTGCGCACGAAGGTCGCGCTGATCGCATGGTGCGTCGCGAAAGGGCAGCCGCTCGTGACGGTCGGCGGCGCGGGCGGGCAACTGGACCCGACCCGGATCCGCATCGACGATCTCGCGCTGACGATCCAGGACCCGCTGCTGTCGAAGGTGCGCGCGCAGTTGCGCAAGCAGCATGGCTTTGCGCGCGGTCCGAAGGCGCGCTTCAAGGTCAGCGCGGTGTATTCGGACGAGCCGCTGATCTATCCGGAGGCGGCCGCGTGCGACCTCGAGGACGGCGCGGAGCCGTCGGCCGCCGCGCACGTCGCGGGGCTCAATTGCGCGGGGTTCGGATCGAGCGTGTGCGTGACCGCGAGCTTCGGCTTCGCGGCCGCCGCGCATGCGTTGCGCGCGATTGCGGCGCGGGCCGTGCGCTGA
- the trxA gene encoding thioredoxin: MDTTLATFEKDVIEASLDTPVLVDFWAPWCGPCKTLGPLLEKLEADYAGRWKLVKVNVDENQELAAHFQTRSIPHVIAFADGRPVDQFIGVLPEGQLREFLDRLLPAPDEAERRAAQYALAESRFDDALAHLEAALALNPGFDDARLDLIELLLANNEVDAARAEAERLSPQTLQADPRYQAIKTRFDALDATADLPPTDALEARIAANPGDLDARFDLAQSLIARRAYEGALEQLLEIVLRDRAYGDDLGRRTMISVFELAGDRPELVAAWRRKLSMALN, from the coding sequence ATGGACACCACGCTTGCCACTTTCGAGAAAGACGTCATCGAGGCGTCGCTGGACACGCCCGTGCTGGTCGACTTCTGGGCGCCGTGGTGCGGCCCCTGCAAGACGCTCGGGCCGTTGCTCGAAAAGCTCGAAGCCGATTACGCCGGCCGCTGGAAGCTCGTCAAGGTGAACGTCGACGAGAACCAGGAGCTTGCCGCGCATTTCCAGACGCGCAGCATCCCGCACGTGATCGCGTTCGCCGACGGGCGCCCGGTCGATCAGTTCATCGGCGTGCTGCCGGAAGGCCAACTGCGCGAGTTCCTCGATCGGCTGCTGCCGGCGCCCGACGAAGCCGAACGCCGCGCCGCACAATACGCGCTCGCCGAGTCACGCTTCGACGACGCGCTCGCGCACCTCGAAGCGGCCCTCGCGTTGAACCCCGGCTTCGACGACGCACGGCTCGACCTGATCGAACTGCTGCTCGCGAACAACGAGGTCGACGCGGCGCGTGCCGAGGCCGAGCGCCTGTCGCCGCAGACGCTGCAGGCCGATCCGCGCTACCAGGCGATCAAGACCCGTTTCGACGCGCTGGACGCGACGGCCGACCTGCCGCCGACCGACGCGCTCGAAGCCCGCATCGCCGCGAATCCCGGCGATCTGGACGCGCGCTTCGACCTCGCGCAGAGCCTGATCGCGCGTCGCGCGTACGAAGGCGCGCTCGAGCAGTTGCTGGAGATCGTGTTGCGCGACCGCGCGTACGGCGACGACCTCGGCCGCCGCACGATGATTTCGGTGTTCGAACTGGCGGGCGACCGCCCCGAGCTGGTCGCCGCGTGGCGGCGCAAGCTGAGCATGGCGCTCAATTAA
- a CDS encoding pirin family protein, whose amino-acid sequence MTDSIKALLKPHLRDIGNLQVRRTLPALAARLVGPFIFFDHMGPAALPPGTGLDVRPHPHIGLATVTYLFDGAILHRDSLGSLQEIVPGDVNWMTAGRGIVHSERTPDALRESGHTVHGIQTWVALPVAHETTEPSFEHHAADTLPTRDEGGVSLTVIAGDAFGLRSPVTTFSRTLYVAARFAAGSRLELDASHEERAVYVVDGDLTIDGTPVPAQQMAVLVPGTTVTLASSGGARAMLLGGDKLDGERFIEWNFVASSRDAIERAKQAWTKQEMGKVPGETEWIPLPAAKPR is encoded by the coding sequence ATGACCGATTCGATCAAAGCCCTGCTGAAACCGCACTTGCGCGACATCGGCAACCTGCAGGTGCGCCGCACGCTTCCCGCACTCGCCGCCCGCCTCGTCGGCCCGTTCATCTTCTTCGATCACATGGGGCCCGCGGCGCTGCCGCCGGGCACCGGCCTCGACGTGCGCCCGCATCCGCATATCGGGCTCGCGACCGTCACGTATCTGTTCGACGGCGCGATCCTGCACCGCGACAGCCTCGGCTCGCTGCAGGAAATCGTGCCGGGCGACGTCAACTGGATGACGGCCGGCCGCGGGATCGTCCACTCGGAGCGCACGCCCGACGCGCTGCGTGAGAGCGGCCATACCGTGCACGGGATCCAGACCTGGGTCGCGCTGCCGGTCGCGCACGAAACCACCGAGCCATCGTTCGAGCACCATGCGGCCGACACGCTGCCGACGCGCGACGAAGGCGGCGTGTCGCTGACGGTGATCGCCGGCGACGCTTTCGGCCTGCGCTCGCCGGTCACGACGTTCTCGCGCACGCTGTACGTCGCCGCCCGGTTCGCGGCCGGCAGCCGTCTCGAGCTCGACGCGTCGCACGAGGAGCGGGCCGTCTACGTCGTCGACGGCGACCTCACGATCGACGGCACGCCGGTGCCGGCGCAACAGATGGCCGTGCTCGTGCCGGGCACGACCGTCACGCTCGCGAGCAGCGGCGGCGCGCGCGCGATGCTGCTCGGCGGCGACAAGCTCGACGGCGAGCGCTTCATCGAATGGAATTTCGTCGCGAGCAGCCGCGATGCGATCGAGCGGGCGAAACAGGCGTGGACGAAGCAGGAAATGGGCAAGGTGCCCGGCGAAACCGAGTGGATTCCGCTGCCCGCAGCGAAGCCGCGTTGA
- a CDS encoding EamA family transporter: protein MAPKDLLLALIVILAWGVNFVVIKVGLHGMPPMLLGALRFTLAAVPAVFFVRRPQIPWRMLILYGATIQLGQFVFLFTGMYVGMPAGLASLVLQSQAFFTLVFAMLFLGERLRAENLAGLAIAAAGLVVIAVQGGAAMTLAGFLLTIGSAVMWAFGNIVTKKVGRANLVSLVVWASLVPPLPFFLLSLWFEGPQRIGAALAGLNGTSIFAVVYLAFVATLVGYGLWSRLMSRYPAAQVAQFSLLVPIVGLASSALLLDEHLSRMQLIGAALVMGGLVVNVFGGKLLRRFAAS, encoded by the coding sequence ATGGCCCCGAAGGACCTGCTGCTTGCGCTGATCGTGATCCTCGCATGGGGCGTGAACTTCGTCGTGATCAAGGTCGGCCTGCACGGCATGCCGCCGATGCTGCTCGGTGCGCTGCGCTTCACGCTCGCGGCGGTGCCCGCGGTGTTCTTCGTGCGCAGGCCGCAGATCCCGTGGCGCATGCTGATCCTGTACGGCGCGACGATCCAGCTCGGCCAGTTCGTATTCCTGTTTACCGGCATGTACGTCGGGATGCCCGCCGGCCTCGCGTCGCTGGTGCTGCAGTCGCAGGCGTTCTTCACGCTGGTGTTCGCGATGCTGTTTCTCGGCGAGCGGCTGCGCGCCGAGAACCTCGCGGGGCTCGCGATCGCCGCGGCCGGGCTCGTCGTGATCGCGGTGCAGGGCGGCGCCGCGATGACGCTCGCCGGCTTCCTGCTGACCATCGGCTCGGCCGTGATGTGGGCGTTCGGCAATATCGTCACGAAGAAGGTCGGCCGCGCAAACCTCGTGTCGCTCGTCGTGTGGGCGAGCCTCGTGCCGCCGCTGCCGTTCTTCTTGCTGTCGCTGTGGTTCGAGGGGCCGCAGCGGATCGGCGCCGCGCTCGCGGGGCTGAACGGTACGTCGATCTTCGCGGTGGTCTATCTCGCGTTCGTCGCGACGCTCGTCGGCTACGGCTTGTGGAGCCGCCTGATGTCGCGCTATCCGGCCGCGCAGGTCGCCCAATTCTCGCTGCTGGTGCCGATCGTCGGGCTCGCGTCGTCGGCGCTGCTGCTCGACGAGCACCTGAGCCGCATGCAGCTGATCGGCGCCGCGCTCGTGATGGGCGGACTCGTGGTGAACGTGTTCGGTGGGAAGCTGCTGCGCCGCTTCGCGGCGTCGTGA
- a CDS encoding N-acetylmuramoyl-L-alanine amidase: MSRKMLIKPFRSIESAATATHNWRRRQILRAGASTLVLGLVAPRVAHASSVLGVRVWPARDYTRVTIESDQPLQNSQQLLQGPDRLVVDLNGLDLDQALRDLVSKIAPNDPQIQSVRVGQYQPHVVRMVFDLKGSVKPQVFTLPPVGTYKYRLVFDLYPAVAPDPLTDLIAQTERKEQALNDSARAQQMQPPSRLTGPATPPAAADNSDAFFQRFAQNTPAAPRTPQAAPSTPAKPAVKPPPVIARRDDSDDDADTYKFTAPKSGKGGTMRLLTVAIDPGHGGEDPGAIGGAGTYEKHVALDIAKKLRAKIDGAPNMRAMMTRDADFFVPLNVRVQKARRVGADLFVSIHADAFTTPSASGSSVFALSDHGASSAAARWLANKENASDLIGGINIKTQDAAVSRALFDMSTTAQIRDSLRYGNYVLKEVGGINKLHKGSVEQAGFAVLKAPDIPSILVETAFISNPDEERRLNDDSYREEMADAIFRGIKRYFAANPPLAKNRMA; encoded by the coding sequence ATGTCTCGAAAGATGTTGATCAAACCGTTCCGCTCGATCGAATCGGCGGCCACCGCGACGCACAACTGGCGGCGCCGCCAGATCCTGCGCGCCGGTGCGTCGACGCTGGTGCTCGGTCTCGTCGCGCCGCGCGTCGCGCACGCATCTTCGGTGCTCGGCGTGCGCGTCTGGCCCGCGCGCGACTACACGCGCGTCACGATCGAATCCGATCAGCCGCTGCAGAACAGCCAGCAGCTGCTGCAGGGGCCGGACCGCCTCGTCGTCGACCTGAACGGCCTCGATCTCGACCAGGCGCTGCGCGACCTCGTGTCGAAGATCGCGCCAAACGATCCGCAGATCCAGTCGGTGCGCGTCGGCCAGTATCAGCCGCACGTGGTGCGGATGGTGTTCGACCTGAAGGGGTCGGTGAAACCGCAGGTGTTCACGCTGCCGCCGGTGGGCACCTACAAGTACCGGCTCGTGTTCGACCTGTATCCGGCGGTCGCGCCCGATCCGCTGACCGACCTGATCGCACAGACCGAACGCAAGGAGCAGGCGCTGAACGACAGCGCGCGCGCGCAACAGATGCAGCCGCCGTCGAGGCTCACGGGCCCGGCCACGCCGCCCGCCGCGGCCGACAACAGCGACGCGTTCTTCCAGCGCTTCGCGCAGAACACGCCGGCCGCGCCGCGCACGCCGCAGGCCGCGCCTTCGACGCCGGCGAAGCCGGCCGTCAAGCCGCCGCCCGTCATCGCGCGCCGCGACGACAGCGACGACGACGCCGACACCTACAAGTTCACCGCGCCGAAATCCGGCAAGGGCGGCACGATGCGGCTGCTGACGGTCGCGATCGATCCCGGCCACGGCGGCGAGGATCCGGGCGCGATCGGCGGCGCCGGCACCTACGAGAAGCACGTCGCGCTCGACATCGCGAAGAAGCTGCGCGCGAAGATCGACGGCGCGCCCAACATGCGCGCGATGATGACCCGCGACGCCGACTTCTTCGTGCCGCTGAACGTGCGCGTGCAGAAGGCGCGCCGCGTCGGCGCGGACCTGTTCGTGTCGATCCACGCGGACGCGTTCACGACGCCGTCCGCGAGCGGCTCGTCGGTGTTCGCGCTGTCCGACCACGGCGCGTCGAGCGCCGCCGCGCGCTGGCTCGCGAACAAGGAAAACGCATCCGACCTGATCGGCGGCATCAACATCAAGACGCAGGACGCGGCCGTGAGCCGCGCGCTGTTCGACATGTCGACCACCGCGCAGATCCGCGATTCGCTGCGCTACGGCAACTACGTACTGAAGGAAGTCGGCGGCATCAACAAGCTGCACAAGGGCTCGGTCGAGCAGGCCGGGTTCGCGGTGCTGAAGGCGCCCGACATTCCGTCGATCCTGGTCGAGACCGCGTTCATCAGCAACCCGGACGAAGAACGCAGACTCAACGACGACAGCTATCGCGAGGAAATGGCCGACGCGATCTTCCGCGGCATCAAGCGCTACTTCGCGGCCAATCCGCCGCTCGCGAAGAACCGGATGGCCTGA